One stretch of Prinia subflava isolate CZ2003 ecotype Zambia chromosome 7, Cam_Psub_1.2, whole genome shotgun sequence DNA includes these proteins:
- the LOC134552536 gene encoding uncharacterized protein LOC134552536 isoform X1, whose product MELLGSAKARFCIHFTNEANALNPKTKHVVQSNSLYHARSWCEGMAKGALPPQVYNHPKKLPKGVFLICGTHAWAGIPSHLSGGPCTLGKLGLFSPNKTQIMDWEQKKNGAHKSAISKRDLKNLDPNCDSEIVHWSKSKGVAVTIFSPWVSIAKNMGELAHLECWVAKQSKMTSKALYNLLQDEDLTRQATLQNRAAIDYLLLLHGHTCEEFEGLCCFNLSSRAEDTKQILRQMQDMVGQIKKETSDWLNNIFSGWGLSGWVGSILRTILLFMFIILLILVAFGLIRKMMFKLISSATSSPSPEVNYTAVSVDPEEMDLEGSEDYPESEYLPDPPQPFSS is encoded by the coding sequence ATGGAACTCCTTGGTTCAGCCAAAGCCCGGTTTTGCATCCACTTCACCAATGAGGCAAATGCCCTTAACCCCAAGACAAAACATGTGGTTCAGTCCAATTCCTTATATCACGCCAGATCGTGGTGTGAGGGCATGGCTAAAGGAGCACTCCCCCCCCAAGTTTACAATCACCCCAAAAAATTGCCAAAAGGTGTTTTTCTGATTTGCGGGACCCATGCTtgggcaggcatcccctctCACCTTTCAGGAGGTCCGTGCACCTTAGGGAAATTGGGACTGTTTTCACCTAACAAAACTCAAATTATGGACTGGGAGCAAAAGAAAAACGGTGCACATAAATCGGCTATTTCTAAAAGAGATTTGAAGAATTTGGACCCAAACTGTGATTCGGAAATTGTACATTGGAGTAAGTCTAAAGGAGTCGCAGTTACTATATTTTCCCCCTGGGTTTCCATTGCCAAAAATATGGGGGAATTGGCTCATCTAGAGTGTTGGGTGGCCAAACAGTCAAAGATGACTTCCAAGGCCCTATATAACCTCCTGCAAGATGAGGATCTAACGAGGCAAGCCACCCTCCAAAATCGGGCGGCCATAGATTACCTCTTGCTCCTCCACGGGCATACCTGTGAGGAGTTCgagggtctatgttgttttaaCTTGTCGAGCCGGGCCGAGGACACCAAGCAGATCTTGCGGCAGATGCAAGATATGGTCGggcagataaaaaaagaaacatcgGACTGGTTAAATAACATCTTCAGTGGCTGGGGGCTCTCTGGATGGGTAGGATCCATTCTGAGGaccattttgttatttatgtTCATCATTTTATTAATCCTGGTGGCCTTCGGACTAATTAGAAAGATGATGTTTAAATTGATTTCCAGTGCCActtcttccccctctccagAAGTTAATTACACGGCGGTGTCAGTTGACCCTGAAGAAATGGACTTAGAAGGCTCCGAAGACTATCCGGAGTCCGAATACCTTCCTGACCCGCCGCAGCCTTTTTCATCTTAA